In Geminocystis sp. NIES-3708, a single window of DNA contains:
- the argF gene encoding ornithine carbamoyltransferase, producing the protein MSNLTGRDLLSIADLNQEEINTVLNLAADLKGSKEKFNYNKTLGLLFYKASTRTRVSFSVAMYQLGGNVIDLNPSRTQVGRGEPLEDTARVLDRYLDILAIRTFAQEDIQTFADYSNIPIINALTDLEHPCQILADLQTIQESFGTLEGITMTYLGDGNNVAHSLLLGGVLMGMNVRIATPEGYLPNLDIVKQAQSLATRPEQVTITNDAKAASENAQVLYTDVWASMGQEEETAQRIPIFQSYQINQELVNLADDSAIILHCLPAYREKEITTEVMEGKQSRIWDQAENRMHAQKALMACLLGLTDT; encoded by the coding sequence ATGAGTAATTTAACAGGTAGAGATTTATTAAGTATCGCTGACTTAAACCAAGAAGAAATCAATACAGTTTTGAATTTAGCGGCGGATTTAAAAGGTAGCAAAGAAAAATTTAACTACAATAAAACCTTAGGATTGTTATTTTATAAAGCCTCTACCCGCACTCGTGTATCTTTTAGCGTGGCAATGTACCAATTGGGTGGTAACGTTATTGACTTAAATCCTAGTCGTACTCAAGTAGGTAGAGGAGAACCTTTGGAAGATACAGCTAGAGTATTAGATCGTTATCTGGATATACTCGCCATTCGTACCTTTGCCCAAGAGGATATACAAACTTTTGCTGACTATAGCAATATTCCTATTATCAACGCTTTGACAGATTTAGAGCATCCATGCCAAATTCTAGCAGATTTACAAACTATTCAAGAATCTTTTGGCACTTTAGAAGGTATCACCATGACTTATTTAGGAGATGGTAATAATGTAGCTCATTCTCTTTTACTCGGAGGTGTTTTAATGGGGATGAATGTGCGCATCGCTACCCCTGAAGGTTATTTACCCAATCTTGATATTGTCAAACAAGCTCAATCCTTAGCCACCAGACCTGAACAAGTTACAATTACCAATGATGCTAAAGCCGCCTCAGAAAATGCTCAAGTTTTATATACTGATGTATGGGCAAGTATGGGGCAAGAAGAAGAAACTGCTCAAAGAATTCCTATTTTTCAATCTTATCAAATAAACCAAGAATTAGTTAACCTTGCTGATGATTCGGCAATCATTCTTCATTGTCTTCCTGCCTATCGAGAAAAAGAGATTACAACGGAAGTAATGGAAGGTAAACAATCTCGTATATGGGATCAAGCGGAGAATAGAATGCACGCACAAAAGGCTTTAATGGCTTGTTTGTTAGGCTTAACTGATACGTAA
- the pstS gene encoding phosphate ABC transporter substrate-binding protein PstS: MIIKSKNKLAESLSVLVLALSLTACGGGETPTTEGTTPEGTGETETGTLTVPFENTVALTGAGASFPAPLYQNWFVALNQKVPKLQVNYQSVGSGAGVEQFTAGTVDFGASDTAMKDDEIAKVSKGVLMLPVTAGSIVFAYNLPGVEGLKLSRQTYVDIALGKITKWNDPKIVADNPDLTLPDKPIIFIHRSDGSGTTGVLTKHLSAISEDWKTKVGEGKTVQWGPNGGTFLGGKGNEGVTATIMQNEGAIGYVEYGYAKNNKLAMAAIQNKAGQFIPPTDEAASETLANVELPENLRAFITDPEGETSYPIVTYTWILAFPKYDDPNKAIAMEAMIQYALTEGQKVAPALGYVPLPFTVVQKVAATADQISPDFTINVD; encoded by the coding sequence ATGATAATTAAAAGTAAAAATAAACTAGCAGAATCTTTATCGGTCTTAGTTTTAGCTTTAAGTTTAACGGCTTGTGGTGGTGGTGAAACTCCCACAACTGAAGGTACAACACCCGAAGGTACAGGAGAAACTGAAACTGGTACTTTAACCGTACCTTTTGAAAATACTGTCGCTTTAACCGGTGCTGGTGCTAGTTTTCCCGCTCCTTTGTATCAAAACTGGTTTGTGGCGTTAAATCAAAAAGTACCGAAGTTACAAGTAAATTATCAATCAGTAGGTAGTGGTGCTGGAGTGGAACAGTTTACTGCTGGAACTGTAGATTTTGGTGCTAGTGACACCGCGATGAAAGATGATGAAATTGCAAAAGTGAGTAAAGGTGTTTTAATGTTACCTGTTACTGCTGGTTCGATCGTTTTTGCATATAACTTGCCCGGTGTGGAAGGTTTAAAGTTAAGTAGGCAAACCTATGTGGATATTGCTTTAGGAAAAATAACTAAGTGGAATGATCCTAAAATTGTCGCTGATAATCCAGATTTAACGTTACCTGATAAGCCTATTATTTTTATACATCGTTCTGATGGCAGTGGTACAACAGGAGTGCTTACAAAACATTTATCGGCTATCAGTGAAGATTGGAAAACGAAGGTAGGAGAAGGTAAAACCGTTCAATGGGGACCCAATGGCGGTACATTCCTCGGTGGAAAAGGAAATGAAGGGGTAACAGCTACCATTATGCAAAATGAAGGGGCTATCGGTTATGTAGAGTATGGTTATGCTAAAAATAATAAATTAGCTATGGCGGCTATTCAAAATAAAGCAGGACAATTTATTCCTCCTACAGATGAAGCGGCTTCGGAAACTTTAGCTAACGTGGAGTTACCCGAAAATTTACGTGCTTTTATTACTGATCCTGAAGGTGAGACATCATACCCTATCGTTACCTATACTTGGATTTTGGCTTTTCCTAAATATGATGATCCAAATAAAGCGATCGCCATGGAAGCAATGATTCAATATGCCTTAACGGAAGGTCAAAAAGTAGCACCAGCATTAGGATATGTACCTTTACCTTTTACTGTAGTGCAAAAGGTTGCTGCTACCGCCGATCAAATATCTCCCGATTTCACCATTAATGTTGATTAG
- a CDS encoding PstS family phosphate ABC transporter substrate-binding protein: MMNNKSLLKGKILLSAVILSTLSACGSTKNQESKNIIVDGSSTVFPITNLIVEKFNASNKENIEAESNFSGSIGGFRKFCQGETDINNSSVPIPQTFMTQCKKNGVAYIELPVAFDALTVVTNPANDWAKTITVEELKTMWQPSAENKITRWNQVNNQWADKPLNLFGADRDSGTFEYFTVAIIGEENSRNDYVFSEDDNTLVQGVIQDPNALGYFGYAYYSKHKDKLQPVAVDSGSGGILPSDETIKNNSYRPLTRPLFIYVNAKKAQENKALAKFVTFYLDNASQIVHKVGYLPLPDSAYKVALIHFNKNQVGTVFNGKPELNATINELLNRTYAAEGKEGYVF; encoded by the coding sequence ATGATGAATAATAAATCATTGTTAAAAGGAAAAATTTTGTTATCAGCAGTTATTTTATCAACATTATCTGCTTGTGGTAGCACAAAAAATCAAGAATCAAAAAATATAATAGTAGATGGTTCAAGTACTGTGTTTCCTATTACTAATTTAATTGTGGAAAAATTCAATGCCTCCAATAAAGAAAACATTGAAGCAGAATCTAATTTTTCAGGCTCAATTGGTGGATTTAGAAAATTTTGTCAAGGTGAAACAGACATAAATAATTCTTCTGTACCTATTCCTCAAACCTTTATGACACAATGTAAAAAGAATGGGGTTGCCTATATCGAGTTACCCGTTGCTTTTGATGCTTTAACGGTGGTAACTAATCCTGCTAATGATTGGGCAAAAACCATCACCGTAGAAGAATTAAAAACTATGTGGCAACCATCGGCAGAAAATAAGATTACTCGTTGGAATCAAGTTAATAATCAATGGGCAGATAAGCCATTAAATTTATTTGGTGCAGATAGAGATTCTGGTACATTTGAATATTTTACAGTGGCTATCATTGGCGAAGAAAATAGTCGGAATGATTATGTATTTAGCGAAGATGACAATACACTGGTTCAAGGTGTAATACAAGATCCTAACGCCCTTGGCTATTTTGGTTATGCTTACTATTCGAAACATAAAGACAAGTTACAACCAGTAGCCGTTGATAGTGGTAGCGGTGGAATTTTACCCTCCGATGAAACCATCAAAAATAATAGCTATCGCCCTTTAACTCGTCCTTTATTTATCTATGTTAACGCCAAAAAAGCCCAAGAAAATAAAGCCTTAGCTAAGTTTGTCACTTTCTATTTAGATAATGCTTCTCAAATTGTTCATAAAGTGGGTTATTTACCATTACCAGATTCAGCTTATAAAGTTGCCTTAATTCATTTTAATAAAAATCAAGTCGGCACAGTATTTAATGGTAAACCCGAACTTAATGCGACTATAAATGAATTACTAAATAGAACTTATGCGGCGGAAGGTAAAGAAGGCTATGTATTTTAA